Genomic segment of Harmonia axyridis chromosome 6, icHarAxyr1.1, whole genome shotgun sequence:
cacagaaagtagtctagcggtgttaaatcacaagatcttggaggccaattcacaggtccaaaacgtgaaaataggcggtcaccaaacgtgtctttcaatgaatcgattgtggcacgagctgtgtgacatgttgcgccgtcttgttggaaccacagctcctggacatcatggttgttcaattcaggaatgaaaaagttagtaatcatggctctataccgatcaccattgaatgtaacgttctggccatcatcgtttgtgaagaagtacggaccaatgattccaccagcccataaagcgcaccaaacagtcagtttttctggatgaaacggtgtttcgacatacacttgaggattagcttcactccaaatgcgggagttttgtttgttgaagtagccattcaaccagaagtgcgcttcatcgctcaacaaaataaaatggacgtagtgcgcgcgATACGTAAATACTTCGGGttatagcagcaatattttcggttATTCTTGAGCGACTTACacggtttcgatttttcacGCAACCAACTCATCCCAATagcaacagctcaaatttttctaccatagtttcactattgcccACCAAGAAAGTGCTTCACGAAGATCAAAAAGAGGTTTTGTTTTACAAACTGTGActccaaaattttcaccatttttatagtcaattttaacaatttcaatgtatTGTTGAATCATATATCGTtctattttcagtaatggcgtttttacttgtcaaatatctaaagatgacagcttcaaaggAGGCAGCTGTCCTGATAtagaattattcgaaatgaaatcaCTTATTGGAAAATTCTGTATATAGCAATAGTTGCGTGGTGTTCAATAAACGCATAAATGGACAAGCGCGCAAAAGCACCTGATTTCACGATATTTTTCTATTCGAACACTTTCACGAGCATAATATTGTTGAATTgattatttcttttaatttccATCCATATCAGTCGATAAAGGTACACAATTTTTATTTCGCACTAACAAAATCGACAACAATTCTAcgagaaaaacaatatttactCAATAAAAATTCCTGGAATGCATATATTTTCCCGATAACACCTCAAATTATTGCTGTCAAAATATTATGTTATTCCTGATTCAGTTAGCACAATATCAAAGCCTCATAAAATCCCCTACGACATCAATTCCAAATTGAACTGTACCAAACACTATTAAATCGTGTGACCAATTTATAATGCGTCGTTCTTTTCATTACGACTCGAGGATTTGAATATCAATGTTCCCTTATTGGTTTATAATAAATTGTCAATAATAAAAGTTTAGAATCGTTCAAGAAGCTATTCACTTGAAATTTCCTACAAAATCGAAAACACgatttttgtaattttggaATCAacgaatcaaattaaaaaaaaatcgtatcCCCAAGATAATAATTAATAGAGACTATTATATAGACACTATTAGtctgacgtcacacaccgccatttttggttctcctgtcagtgttcggaatccaaacaaataaattgtcattcaaattagtacggtgtcgttgaagaaattggcttattttcataaataagagtatttgaggaatgatttcagtattaattgatagacagaaggaacgaggttaataccagtaagtttaaatcctgtatcattctccagattttgtaaaaagccgtgtttattagttgaaattactggcattaatctcgttccttctgtctatcaattaatagtaaaatcgttccttaaataatcttatttatcaaaataagccaatttcttcaacgacaacgtactaatttgaatgacaatttgtttgtttggattccgaacactgacaggagaactaaaatggcgatGTGTGACGTCATCGCCAATAGAGAGTAAAAACTTATAGAATTAGGGAAGTAAACTCCTTGAAGCTATCCCAGATGGCAAATACTGAAGtttattagaactctggaaccaAATAAACagcgagaacagctctgataGGGTGCACAATATACCATAAGGTTATGAAGGTCGCGGTACAATGAAACCTCCCTTAAATTTAGATCTAAATCTAATCTAGTCAGTTCAACACAATAATctgattcgaatttttttcaggtGCTCCATTTGGTACCATAGTGGCTCTACCTCTAACTGGTTTGATCTCGGCTAGTGAATGGGGATGGCCAGTGAGTTTCTATCTATTTGGAATCGTAGGGCTTTTTTGGACTGTTTGGTGGTGTTTTGCAGGCTATGACAATCCGTCAGAACATCCCACGATCACAGAGCAAGAAAAGTATTACGTCGAATCGTCCTTGGGTCACCTCAAGAAGAAAATCGTAAGTTCCATAGTTCTCAATGGAGGTTTAAAagtaattcaaataattttctctaGTTACCCACTCCCTGGAAGGCCATATTTACTTCACTACCGATGTGGGCTATTGTGGTGGCCAACTTTGGGCAAAATTGGGGATATGCCACACTGCTCACCGAAATACCAAATTATTTGCACGAAGTGATGGGATTTAACGTGAAGTCTGTAAGTATTATTCTCCGTAAATGATAACAATAACAAATGACAAATAAGTAAGCCTATTGGCAATGTTGCTAATGTTGAATTCACATTATTTTATGTTGTATTAAATATCgaattcacttcaaataattgTAAATGCGATCCGGTTGATCACTGAATTATACTGGCACTAGAAGCTCACTATCGTAAGGTCGCTTTCCAAATATCTTCCAACAAAAAATCGAAAGATGTGAGGAAATGAACCTAGTAGAAACTATTAGTCTAGGCTCCCTATTGCTCgggaattgaagaaaatgaagaggCTAATACACtttccagaaaaggagcacaaactacCACTGGACCCCTGTGGAATAGATAAATGTATCTACAAGTTTCAGgagagatctaagaagtatctgtaTCTCAGCTagaatatatactaactgacaaaggaactgcaacacccagaagtagctgtttaaattttaatttttttttggtaaaacatagatagtatagcaaggagtaaacgattgaaatttggagattaaaggaagggtttacaatttgcatttgttaataatgtgtttgtccaccgcgattatctatacactccccaacacgtctcggcatttaTGCAATAAGGtggtatatttcttcttgagagatactatcccaagctacctgtacttcatgtctcagagccgccaaagtccgtggggctagggtaaatttccaagccttctacccatgatgtcccaagaTTACATATAACACggagcgctgtcatgttacctcgaatgaagactaaagATGCATTGCATGTGCATTGCACTCCATACCATAGCGCCTACAGTCCGGTGTActtgacgctcaacatcaaactgaggttcacgtctttctccccaacGTCGTCAAACCCTTCTTggaccatcatgtgcacccaaggagaatcgagattcatcataaaagacgacctgatgccattccacattccaatgttgacgttgtctgcaccactgtaatcgttgccgacgatgctcaaccgtcaacCTCAACCGtaacaagatggggtcgataaacCAGCAAACACAAATACGTATCATAGACATAACATATATATTACAACGATCTATGTTACATAACAATGTAACATACACGCGCCTTTCTAGTACCGCTCAACGACCGCTCTATGTCCGCCTTCCGTTACATAACATGTAACAAAATTGCCATGTATCATGTACAGatcatgtaacatacatgatacatcgctggtatattacatctgtaatatttatggtacatcctttatgtatcatatacgtagctgttacatttcatgtaacatacatgatacatcgctggtatattacatctgtaatatttatggtacatcctttttatgtaatataaatatatacaggctggctcagttttttgtagaataacagttgtgagagttttcagtttttaagatgaaaacataatatgaatatgggtCGTAATTTCATAATAAGGAAGTTATATCGAGGTTGTTCAAGTTAccagatttatcaataaaatctttaattttgaacaacctGATGTCAATAACCTCCTtatgtttttgtgaatttattgatCTATAAAGTGACTATGACGCTTTCATCCTAAAAGTGAATACACCAAGTTACTCTACAAGAACTGGGCCAACCTATATATGGTTATATCACATAATATATACTCAGTAAAAAGTTCACcatgcaatataaaaaaatttatccgTTCTATGTGATATAACCAAAAGAAATATATCTGCTACAAACAAGAGAcataagaaaaatgtaatagttatctgaatgtttatattacatataggtactcagaagtaaattctctatgcaattcaaaaacaatacatacctgtacaattctttctggaggaaaaagaaataaattctctatgcaattcaaaaacaatacatacctgtacaattctttctggaggaaaaactaatcaaactacatataaaaaatctaaataaGCCGACACCACACAAATTATGTTTTAGTgaatttgttggaatttttttcaataccttccaaacaaaattataacaaaTGATACACAATACCAATTGAAACTAAAACTGCTGGTATCTAGCCAACATCAATTAATAAGAGATATATCACttataaattacatgaaaagagATACTTATGAATTAAGgtgcattccaaaaatatatatttaaactccatctttcattttttgctagaaagatattttttagtcaacaatattattattttgaacctagaaaattcaacaaaaaccagATTCCTACGTTTGGTATGcaccacatttgaaatattacaaataatttatgaatagtaaaacaggatttaataatttaacaattgggtgtttgttaaatgaaagatcatagaattattgaaaatttttaatgtaatcaaagtacctacatcaaccaaaacttatttttgtctCTTGATCCTCAATGTGGCCAGCCTTATCCACTCGGCTGATATCTATCTTCTCAAAGTCTGCACATTGGATAAAAGATTGAGATGCAAAACCTAAACATATTGGAATGTTATTAAAAAATggtatttacaattaaaattctCAGTAACGAGGTTTCCTGATtggataaataacaaatttcttacataatataaagttatgaaagttttgaatacatgagtaaacttcaggaggtgattcctcactctgaaacagcaaaattatttatatcatactaaaacatttgattaaACTTATCAGAATCTATTTCTCAAAAAGCATCCTTATGTGATCTGACATTGGTCATTAATAATGATGGAAGAAAAGTGTATTGTGCATATATGAAAtctagatgttttaatttcacgaATAGCAGATAATAACATAGGTATATACATCACAAACATAAATAAAGTATAGCAGAAAAATAGTCTAAGTAGTAAAAACTAGCGCACTATTCAGATACTTCTTATTTAGATGATAAAACAATTGTGGTTTTACTTCAGAACTATATACACCCAAATGCAAATTAccataaaaaggaaaaatatcaaaatgcatataatttgaatgaagaagacaGAAACCATGCACACATTCCATTAACGATCCACAAAAACATGCAGCAAATATACCTATGCTATTAACAGGCATGCAAGTACAAAAGCAAAATGAAAGGCACATACAACAGCATTTATATATCTAAATGTAGTTACGTTGTCGAAGTATACTTATATTCACTTACCTCACATATTTTCACTATGAAACTAATCTGGAATTGGTGAAAAATCAtcgaatgttgaatattattattacagttTTTCACTTCTTATCTCACATATTTCCACGATGAAAGTAATccggaattgatgaaaaatcaaagaatattgaatattattattattatagttcatCACTTCTAACTAACAATCAAAAGTTAGAAAATGCATATCACTTTTCACTGCACTAGTCCTGGCAAAAATCTCTAAACAGTTCAACTTTAATAAAGGTTATGTATTATAAGAGTACTTGTATAGATCTGAGTAATATATCATGAATATGCTATATTTACATAGCTTTTACATAATATTAGcaatgtaaaatatatattgcgaatgttacatatatgatatgtaACTATATTACACACTAGTAGATATCAGAGTTATATTGTTTTTAGGGATGCTGGaagatgtatcatatacgtaacttcagtaatataacaatgttacatatatgatatatgaataagtcaaataatttcatggatatatgaaatgttatgtatcagatacattagttttgagatGTATCAGGTATATACCTCATTTCTTAGGGATGTTATGTAACGGGAAGGCGCATATAACAACATGGTTTGCTGGGAATGCTGCAGTCcgaaagaccttatccggcggtaaaccgttcgaacATTTACAGGTTGGCCTTATTATCAAAACCACTCGTTAGCCAAAGATCtggttgtcgcaaatcggtctctaatggccataagtcttagacgtcgatcttgaacttcatttgtgccccttagATGTCCGGTGCCTAATCTTCGTCATTTTTGGGCACTATCAAACCAAGCTTGACAATATCTcgtaacagtagttggatttctgttcgtacggttagcgatttctcaaaatgacaaccccgtagaccaataattcgacctctttcaaattcatttagctggcgataaattccgcgtacacgtggtctaggcattttaacaacaaccaaacatcgactttggatctcctcgaacagctggtttgttgtaaaatttaacaaacttgcaaaaaaacgcctacaatatttaagtaacaaaaattgttcacatgaaaaaaccttcacgattttctctccaaattcaattatttactccttgctatactatctatgttttaccaaaataaatttaaaatttaaacggcattttctgggtgttgcagtttctttgtcagttagtatactgCACCTTCTGATGGGATTCCTTTCAGAGCATTGCCTCCTCAGGAAGAgactcatgagaatgagtctagcagaaaatgacgggTTCAGAACTTGGGGAGAAGAAATTGGTAATCACCTGGTAACGGAACGCCTCACCATCGCTAACCaatgcaaaaaatgctttgtacaagagacttgtagaaatgaggaagtagcctccttgaaacCATCTACTATACTGGAGTTTATTAGAACCCTGGAATTGGAGAGCTAGCTGTAAACTACGACGATTAATGTCGAcaacagctctgatggggggcacaattcCATAAAGTCGCGGTGCAATGAAACTCCCTtcaaatctaaatctaatctaattcTCGATTACATTTGGGAGATTCTAGCTTCACTTTAACCTGCGGCGAAGGCTTGGAATCGCTTAGTCTTCCCTCCTGTAAATTGTCATCACCGATAATTTCTaagaacaaaattattcataggTGTAGAGTAAAATTATCTCACCCGAAAATTGCAGTTATACGGAAAAAATGATAATACGTTAATGTTGTGGTttaaagaatatttttctttcctttTACAGAACAGCTTGCTTTCTGCAGCTCCTTACCTTGGTTACTGGATCATAAGTATGTCCTTTGGACCTCTTTCAGACTTACTAATTAATCGCAAAATCGTCACAAGAGGAACATCTAGGAAAATCTTCAATTCTATCGGTGAGTAATAATCCCCAAACACAACTGAATCGAAATAATATGTTTGTTCCTTATTAGGTATTGTGGGTCCGGCAATAGCCCTAACTTTATTGAGTTACCTACCAGATGATGAAGACTTCCTTTCAGTAATAGTATTGATATTTGCTGTTGGAATAAATGGATCTGTATCATCTGGTTTCCAAGTGAATCACATTGATATTTCACCCAATTTTTCTGGAATATTGATGGGAATCACGAATGGTTCGTCaaacatattttcaattattgccCCATTGGCCGTCCAAGTCATTGTAACAGATGAGGTAAgaaaactaacatttatttttaaatCCTTTTTGAACTAGGACTTTTGTGCCTTTTTGCTATTTTTGAGTTTCCATGAGCTTCATGTGCTGAACATTAACTTTGACTCCTACATTAGACAGAAAAAGATTAAGCCCAGGGTCACGACGTGTAAACAAAATGCTTCTCACCTTTCTTTTAGAATCGATTCCTTTCTCTGTCTTTATGTCTTTGagttatttacttattatttaGTAAATCTGTAGTAGCGATATTAGAATATAAAGGTACTGATGGTAGAATCAATTAACGAAAAGAGTCTTTTTTATCAAATAAAggttaattatgaaaatataggTTATTTATTCGCAGACCATGTTTCTTACTCGACCTCAATAACTTttctgaaatacagggtgattcaccgggatggcctatgagacgtttatggaaaactaatcataattttgtgctgaaaatttgcatattggtgtttgagacaatgatctttcttcctaaaatattttcagatctctacaacttccggttataccggaaacagacttcttcttccttatttcaaatggcacacccagtatattattgcatcattagatagctcttttgatggcaatttcgtcaatatgccataccttgggtaaaaattcaacggttcatgagttattgggattcttatgaaaaaaaggtggcgatgaggactcacatttttttaaatatttcagcagaaaaagctttttttgaaaaattttttttctttttcgattccacAAATACGTAGTactataagactgtttgcggcttggaccaaaaatgtacagggtgttaataagaggatcatgaacttggacaactcaaattcatcaaaactcaagattttcaaattagaacctatattttttattatttcagtcgattctacgtacaaaaatagtgggggttacttaagcaaaccctatacctaaaatgaataccgAAGAACCgagggaagaacttcaaatgaggaaaaaacacCCTGTCCATTTTTGGCTCAAACCGCAAATAGTCtaataatactacgtatttgcggaatcgaaaaataaagaaaaatttttggaaaaagctctttctgcggtaatattaaaaaaaatgtgagtccacATCGTCACCTTTTTGTTCATAAGTATGCCAATAACTCATGAAACGTTGAGTTtttcccaaggtatggcatattgccgaaattgccatcaaaaaagctatctaatgatgcaataatatactgggtgtaccatttgaaataaggaagtagaagtctgtttccggtataaccggaagttgtagaaatctgaaaatattttagggagaaagatcattgtctcaaacccctatatacaaattttcagcccaaaattatgattagttttccataaacgtctaataggccatcccggtgaatcaccctgtataataaccGTACACTTATGGAGGGTAGAGTGTCCATTGAACTGACCTAAATTAGGttcgctagtgtagctagggatTGAATTTCTTAGGAAACGTCATAAAGTACTAATAGAGATAAAGCATTAAAGCAAGGATATAAACAGGGATtttaccctctagctacactagcgcctccTATTTATCCTTTTCCGCAGCACACTTTCTCAACACTTCTACCATAATAGATGATTGTCCCTATCTCTACCCTCCATATTTCATATGAAACGTCGAAAAGTATTGATAAAGATAAAGCAAGAAGTAAACGAGGATGAAAGTGTATCCACCTTTGGCAATACTAGAGCCTTTGTGGAGAATTTTTGAGCCCTTATTTATCCTTTTCTGCTGGACTCTTTCTCAAAAGTTCAACAAGAGATTATTCTTCTTATCTCTACCCCCCATACGTACAATAAAACTGATGATCAGACCTAGAGTGATAATTATCACTAGTGTCACCTACCAGCGCTCTTTGAAACAATCTCACTTCCTCACAGGTTTCTAGACCGATTAACAATCCATAACTCATTTAGCGCATTCACCAAAATGCATGCAGATCcaaaaaactgaagaaaaaaaCCAAGATTCAGCTTGCAATTAGGCTTTATAGAAAGATTGCTCTTGTGGAAAATTAATTGCAATCCaaagttgaaaaaatgaaaatgataaaactGGTATCATAGAATAAATTTCATATAGTACAGTATCACAATATAATAAGTAGATAATTTCAAGGAATATCAGAAAATTGCAAGATCCAATGTTATGCTACAATGTTTGTATTTTCATTCTAAGTGTTGAAATCATTGCTTTCATCTCCTACAGTCCAATACATACGTTGAAATGATAGTTATTTGAAAAAGCACTCCAAGAAAGACAAGTGAGCCACAAAATAAACTTCAATGTTtgggaataaa
This window contains:
- the LOC123682555 gene encoding putative inorganic phosphate cotransporter isoform X2; this encodes MVHKQIFTITKKDVESNKKEDDLKPDEWYGTRHTQCLLLFVLLSIGYAMRVNLSVGIVAMTDKTASSNPDVPTYEWKDKSIVLSSFFWGYVVLQVLAGYCATQYGAKWFLTGSMLVNSLACMGIPFMAAEFGSKGVMACRVLQGLSQGFFFPSVHGLLGQWVPTGERSQLGTFVYSGAPFGTIVALPLTGLISASEWGWPVSFYLFGIVGLFWTVWWCFAGYDNPSEHPTITEQEKYYVESSLGHLKKKILPTPWKAIFTSLPMWAIVVANFGQNWGYATLLTEIPNYLHEVMGFNVKSNSLLSAAPYLGYWIISMSFGPLSDLLINRKIVTRGTSRKIFNSIGIVGPAIALTLLSYLPDDEDFLSVIVLIFAVGINGSVSSGFQVNHIDISPNFSGILMGITNGSSNIFSIIAPLAVQVIVTDESDKSLWRIVFLIASIIYVLSAIFFNMFASGEIQPWNNEQPIDDKKRKLSHMDNHEKYEKSTNTQPIAEEKV